In Massilia forsythiae, one DNA window encodes the following:
- the truA gene encoding tRNA pseudouridine(38-40) synthase TruA, whose translation MTRIAMGVQYIGTAWNGYQKQPTRDTVQDRLEIALEKFACTRLATTCAGRTDAGVHAIEQVIHFDTELERAPQSWVRGTNAFLPESIVVRWAHVVPADAEGQDFHARFSARSRTYHYVLYNHANPSALLAGRAGWVFRPLDVERMREAARHLIGTHDFSSFRASGCQANTPVKQMHEVNIERRGDVIVFTVRASAFLHHMVRNIVGSLIYVGTGRNRPDWMAEVLDARSRDAAAPTFMPDGLYLASIDYDPKWGLPQEAVSALPF comes from the coding sequence GTGACGAGAATTGCAATGGGTGTCCAGTACATCGGCACCGCCTGGAACGGGTATCAGAAACAACCAACGCGCGACACGGTGCAGGACCGGCTCGAGATCGCCCTCGAAAAATTTGCCTGCACCAGGCTGGCCACCACCTGCGCCGGTCGCACCGACGCCGGCGTGCATGCCATCGAGCAGGTGATCCACTTCGATACGGAGCTGGAGCGCGCGCCGCAATCCTGGGTGCGCGGCACCAACGCCTTTTTGCCGGAGTCGATCGTGGTGCGCTGGGCGCACGTGGTGCCTGCCGACGCCGAAGGACAGGATTTCCACGCGCGTTTCTCGGCGCGCTCGCGCACCTATCACTACGTGCTGTACAACCACGCCAACCCGTCGGCGCTGCTGGCCGGCCGCGCCGGCTGGGTATTCCGCCCGCTCGACGTGGAGCGCATGCGCGAGGCGGCGCGCCACCTGATCGGCACCCACGACTTCAGCAGCTTCCGCGCTTCCGGCTGCCAGGCGAACACGCCGGTCAAGCAGATGCACGAGGTGAATATCGAGCGGCGCGGCGACGTCATCGTCTTCACCGTACGCGCCTCCGCCTTCTTGCACCACATGGTGCGCAACATCGTCGGCTCGCTGATCTACGTCGGCACCGGGCGCAACCGGCCGGACTGGATGGCCGAGGTGCTCGACGCCCGCTCGCGCGACGCCGCCGCGCCGACCTTCATGCCGGACGGCCTGTACCTCGCCAGCATCGACTACGATCCGAAGTGGGGATTGCCGCAGGAGGCCGTCTCCGCACTGCCGTTCTAG
- a CDS encoding phosphoribosylanthranilate isomerase, which produces MSRTRIKICGITREQDLRAAVDAGADAVGFVFYPKSPRYVAPARLRELASALPPFVSGVGLFVNATLDEVREAVAAGPIALLQFHGDESADACAALAAAVQRPFVRAYRVRPDTTAADLIESESQYRAASAWFSGLLLDTWVDAYGGAGKVFDWSVIPKELAPRVVLSGGLSVQNATGAVAQVRPFAVDISSGVEAGKGIKDARKIAAFVDAVRAADAIT; this is translated from the coding sequence ATGTCCCGTACCCGCATCAAGATCTGCGGCATCACCCGCGAGCAGGACCTGCGCGCGGCCGTGGATGCCGGCGCCGACGCCGTCGGCTTCGTGTTCTATCCGAAAAGCCCACGTTACGTCGCGCCCGCGCGCCTGCGCGAGCTGGCGTCCGCATTGCCGCCCTTCGTCAGCGGCGTCGGCCTGTTCGTCAACGCCACCCTGGACGAGGTAAGGGAAGCGGTCGCGGCCGGGCCGATCGCGCTGCTGCAGTTCCACGGCGACGAGAGCGCGGACGCGTGCGCGGCGCTGGCGGCGGCCGTGCAGCGCCCGTTCGTGCGCGCCTACCGCGTCAGGCCGGACACCACGGCCGCGGATTTGATAGAATCGGAATCTCAATACCGCGCCGCCAGCGCCTGGTTCTCGGGCCTCCTGCTCGACACCTGGGTCGATGCCTACGGCGGCGCAGGAAAGGTCTTCGATTGGTCTGTTATTCCAAAAGAGCTCGCGCCTCGGGTCGTTTTGAGTGGTGGCTTGAGCGTGCAAAACGCGACTGGCGCGGTGGCGCAAGTACGTCCCTTTGCGGTCGACATCAGTAGCGGTGTCGAGGCAGGCAAGGGGATCAAGGATGCCCGCAAGATCGCCGCGTTCGTCGACGCGGTGCGGGCTGCCGACGCCATCACCTGA